One window of Bacteroidota bacterium genomic DNA carries:
- the prfB gene encoding peptide chain release factor 2 translates to MSDLLKRVQTLGGYLDIAKKKTRRADLEQQRLDPGYWNDPDSARVVEKEVAALDDWISSYETLEQRAQDLDVLVELAEEEGEDMAAEIDRERTGVEASLEALELRGMLGGEDDQRDAVVNVNPGAGGTEAQDWAEMLLGMYTKYAERQGWGVELVEYQRGEGAGIKSATLRVQGPFAYGYLKAESGVHRLVRISPFDSSGRRHTSFASVFVYPEIDDSIEVDLSTGELEMQRFHSGGKGGQNVNKVETGVRYVWTGTLSNGEDVKVAAESTEERSQLQNRERAMQLLKSRIYGMEQQIREAAKDALEGSKKKIEWGSQIRSYVFQPYTMVNDLRTETKITDVDGVMGGDLEPFIRAYLLQQSGSSD, encoded by the coding sequence ATGTCCGACCTCCTGAAGCGCGTTCAGACGCTCGGCGGCTACCTCGACATCGCCAAAAAGAAGACACGCCGCGCCGACCTGGAGCAGCAACGCCTCGATCCCGGCTATTGGAACGATCCGGATTCTGCGCGGGTCGTGGAGAAGGAGGTCGCGGCTCTTGACGACTGGATCTCGTCCTACGAAACGCTAGAGCAGCGAGCGCAGGACCTTGACGTGCTCGTTGAACTCGCTGAAGAAGAGGGCGAGGACATGGCGGCCGAGATCGACCGTGAGCGAACTGGGGTGGAGGCGTCGCTCGAAGCCCTGGAGCTGCGCGGCATGCTCGGCGGCGAGGACGACCAGCGCGATGCCGTCGTGAACGTGAACCCCGGTGCCGGCGGTACGGAGGCGCAAGACTGGGCTGAGATGCTCCTCGGCATGTACACGAAGTACGCCGAGCGCCAGGGTTGGGGCGTCGAGCTGGTGGAGTACCAACGCGGCGAGGGGGCCGGCATCAAGTCGGCGACGCTGCGCGTGCAGGGACCCTTCGCCTACGGCTATCTCAAAGCGGAGAGTGGCGTGCATCGCCTCGTGCGCATCAGTCCGTTCGACTCGTCGGGCCGCCGTCACACCTCGTTCGCGTCCGTATTCGTCTACCCCGAGATCGACGATTCCATCGAGGTTGACCTCTCGACGGGCGAGCTCGAAATGCAGCGGTTCCACTCTGGCGGCAAAGGCGGACAGAACGTCAACAAGGTCGAGACGGGCGTGCGCTACGTCTGGACGGGAACGCTTTCCAACGGCGAGGATGTGAAGGTGGCCGCGGAGAGCACCGAAGAGCGCAGCCAGCTGCAGAATCGCGAGCGGGCCATGCAACTGCTCAAGAGCCGCATCTATGGCATGGAGCAGCAGATTCGCGAGGCCGCCAAAGACGCGCTGGAAGGCTCGAAGAAAAAGATCGAGTGGGGCAGCCAGATCCGCTCCTACGTCTTCCAGCCCTACACGATGGTCAACGACCTCCGCACGGAGACAAAGATCACGGACGTGGACGGCGTCATGGGCGGCGATCTGGAGCCGTTCATCCGGGCCTACCTACTGCAGCAGTCCGGAAGCAGCGACTAG
- the nadB gene encoding L-aspartate oxidase gives MQATSRQERYDFLVIGSGVAGLSFALRAAERGTVAVVTKKQSAESNTNYAQGGIAAVMDPADSVQDHIRDTLVAGAGLCDEDIVRIVITEGPERVRELMAMGAEFDREEDGDLHLGREGGHSAHRIVHAADMTGREIERALLAKVYAHPNIKLYEYHFAIDLITEHHVGRAAVAWPKLHCFGAYVLNEETEQVETLLAKATLLAAGGAGQVYLHTTNPTVATGDGIAMAYRAKARIGNMEFIQFHPTSLYAPGADFGGRSFLITEAVRGDGGILRNQAGERFMPDYDDRAELAPRDIVARAIDDQLKRRGEDFVWLDISHKPPHEVLAHFPNIHATLLDKLGIDMTKEPIPVVPAAHYTCGGLVVDAHAQTSIHGLFACGEVTCSGLHGANRLASNSLLEALVFAHRAVDAAMRYHAIATIPGGVPDWDESGTENAREWVLIEHNRREVKRIMQDYVGIVRSELRLERAQRRLELIFEETEDFYQRTRVTSPLCELRNLVAVAHLIVKCAQRRHESRGLHFMADYPDPDPLQRHDTVLYPAPSEVA, from the coding sequence ATGCAGGCCACCTCTCGGCAGGAGCGGTACGATTTCCTTGTCATTGGCAGCGGCGTCGCCGGGCTGAGTTTTGCGCTTCGAGCGGCAGAGCGCGGCACGGTGGCGGTCGTCACAAAGAAGCAGTCGGCTGAGTCGAACACGAACTACGCGCAGGGCGGCATCGCGGCGGTGATGGACCCGGCGGACTCGGTCCAGGACCACATCCGCGACACGCTCGTCGCCGGGGCCGGGCTGTGTGACGAAGACATCGTACGCATCGTCATCACCGAGGGCCCAGAACGTGTGCGCGAGCTGATGGCGATGGGCGCTGAGTTCGACAGGGAGGAGGACGGCGACCTGCACCTGGGCCGCGAGGGCGGGCACTCGGCCCACCGCATCGTACACGCCGCTGACATGACGGGCCGCGAGATCGAGCGAGCCTTGCTCGCGAAGGTGTACGCCCATCCGAACATCAAACTGTACGAGTACCACTTCGCCATCGACCTCATCACTGAGCACCATGTCGGGCGTGCGGCCGTGGCCTGGCCCAAGCTGCATTGCTTCGGCGCCTACGTGCTCAACGAGGAGACCGAGCAGGTCGAGACGCTGCTCGCGAAAGCGACGCTCCTGGCTGCGGGCGGGGCGGGGCAGGTCTACCTCCACACGACGAACCCGACGGTGGCCACCGGCGACGGCATCGCGATGGCGTACCGAGCCAAGGCGCGCATCGGCAACATGGAGTTCATCCAGTTTCACCCGACGAGCCTGTACGCGCCAGGCGCGGACTTCGGCGGGCGCAGCTTCCTCATCACCGAAGCCGTACGCGGCGACGGCGGCATCCTGCGCAACCAGGCGGGCGAACGCTTTATGCCCGACTATGACGATCGCGCCGAACTCGCCCCGCGCGACATCGTTGCCCGCGCGATCGACGACCAACTGAAGCGGCGCGGCGAAGACTTCGTCTGGCTCGACATCAGCCACAAGCCACCGCATGAGGTGCTGGCGCATTTCCCGAACATCCACGCGACGCTGCTGGACAAGCTCGGGATCGACATGACGAAGGAGCCGATCCCGGTCGTGCCAGCCGCGCACTACACCTGCGGCGGGCTGGTCGTGGACGCGCATGCGCAGACGAGCATCCACGGCCTCTTCGCTTGTGGCGAGGTGACTTGCTCGGGTCTGCACGGTGCCAACCGCCTTGCCTCCAACTCGCTGCTCGAGGCGCTCGTCTTCGCCCACCGCGCAGTCGATGCGGCCATGCGCTACCATGCAATCGCCACGATCCCGGGCGGCGTACCGGACTGGGACGAGTCGGGCACCGAGAACGCCCGCGAGTGGGTGCTCATCGAGCACAACCGCCGTGAGGTCAAGCGGATCATGCAGGACTATGTCGGCATCGTGCGATCCGAGTTGCGCCTGGAACGAGCACAGCGGCGCCTGGAACTGATCTTCGAGGAGACCGAAGACTTCTACCAGCGCACTCGGGTAACGAGTCCGTTGTGTGAACTGCGAAACCTCGTGGCCGTCGCTCACCTTATCGTCAAGTGCGCCCAGCGCCGCCACGAGTCACGCGGCCTGCACTTCATGGCCGACTATCCTGACCCCGACCCGCTCCAACGTCATGACACGGTGCTCTACCCAGCGCCCTCAGAAGTGGCCTAG